One Tolypothrix bouteillei VB521301 DNA window includes the following coding sequences:
- a CDS encoding DUF3011 domain-containing protein, which yields MVIRFPIIAATFIATSLSVGTLFSFADSASAQSTITCESRNNQRNTCSIDTRGRVRFVRQLSDRSCRGNWGYSRNRIWVRNGCRAEFSVSEPRYDRNDRYDRNGRYDRNGRYDRNDRYDRNDRYDRNDRYRR from the coding sequence ATGGTCATCCGGTTTCCGATAATCGCTGCTACCTTTATAGCTACCAGCCTTAGTGTAGGTACACTTTTTAGCTTTGCTGATTCGGCTTCTGCTCAAAGCACAATCACTTGTGAAAGCCGCAATAATCAGAGGAATACTTGTTCGATCGATACACGAGGTCGTGTTAGGTTTGTTAGGCAATTATCCGATCGTAGTTGTAGGGGAAATTGGGGCTATAGTAGAAACCGTATTTGGGTGAGGAATGGTTGTCGAGCAGAGTTTTCCGTAAGCGAGCCCAGATACGACAGAAATGATAGATACGACAGAAATGGTAGATACGATAGAAATGGTAGATACGATAGAAATGATAGATACGATAGAAATGATAGATACGACAGAAATGATAGATACCGCAGATAG
- a CDS encoding endonuclease/exonuclease/phosphatase family protein, translating into MTLFKVMTWNVENLFRVGSEFGPRTQQEYTQKLKSLADAILALDPHVLAVQEIGDLEAFDDLVARLQGRYPHTRISEFPDPRGIRVAFLSKLEVEEHEDIVDFPEGSLIKILSQESEDTITETTRMSRGSLRILVKPKVDFPVHLINAHLKSKLLTFPSTANQPRFTPTDENERSRVAGLALLKRTAEAVALRVKANELLEKNSTEGLIVLGDMNDVPSAATTQILQGPSGSEIGTNGFNRLDEGDDTRLFNLASLISEERRYSRINQSNKELIDHIFVSQELLPGEPRKLPTVDSHVDVINALSSINNDPNLRRGKPGSDHAPITAIFDL; encoded by the coding sequence ATGACATTATTTAAAGTCATGACTTGGAATGTAGAGAATTTATTTCGCGTTGGCAGTGAATTTGGTCCCAGAACCCAACAAGAGTACACGCAAAAGCTGAAAAGCTTAGCTGACGCGATTTTGGCTCTAGATCCTCATGTATTGGCTGTTCAAGAGATTGGTGATTTGGAAGCATTTGACGATCTTGTAGCACGACTTCAGGGGCGCTATCCACACACACGCATATCTGAATTTCCAGATCCGCGTGGAATCCGTGTTGCTTTTCTTTCAAAATTGGAAGTTGAGGAGCATGAGGACATAGTAGATTTTCCTGAAGGTAGCCTCATCAAAATACTCTCTCAAGAGTCTGAAGATACCATAACTGAAACGACTCGTATGAGTCGGGGTTCTCTCCGCATTCTTGTCAAACCCAAAGTAGATTTTCCCGTTCATCTTATCAATGCTCATTTGAAATCTAAACTGTTGACTTTTCCTTCAACCGCAAACCAGCCACGATTTACGCCTACAGATGAAAATGAGCGCAGCCGAGTTGCTGGATTGGCACTTTTAAAGAGAACAGCAGAAGCTGTCGCATTGCGTGTCAAAGCAAATGAGTTATTGGAAAAGAATAGCACCGAGGGTCTGATCGTCTTGGGAGATATGAACGATGTCCCATCTGCTGCTACAACCCAAATTCTCCAAGGTCCAAGTGGTAGCGAGATAGGTACAAATGGGTTTAATCGTCTAGATGAAGGAGATGACACCAGATTATTTAACTTAGCTTCTCTAATTTCTGAGGAGCGGCGATACTCCCGGATTAATCAAAGCAACAAAGAGCTAATCGATCATATCTTTGTCAGTCAAGAGCTACTACCGGGTGAACCTCGCAAATTACCAACAGTAGACAGTCATGTCGATGTTATAAATGCGCTCTCTTCCATCAACAACGATCCAAATTTAAGACGGGGAAAACCGGGTTCTGACCACGCACCTATCACCGCAATTTTTGACCTGTAA
- a CDS encoding pentapeptide repeat-containing protein, with translation MNPDKTQNQKKPIWLTKQKLLIGLAIAGAIAILPELYRVNWIGFGPDSNKSVTTKEVINPKDGKIIKLTETTEHEQSAKTLWDWLGLVGTLAIPIVLYQFQRSEHEQVDTNSREEAVLGYFKHISELLIDKELKLLMTKKLETTDFKDPKLNALLDASRACTLSMLRRLNQDGERKGRVIRFLSDAELISELNLELADLSYANLSNVKLKGAKLGYANLSNANLSVTDCRIIKKIKNATFLEDFADTGVQLYCADLSNANLSDRFLPNTCLKSAILINAILKNVCFSGADLSNANLQEANFTNANLSGANLSGADLRKANFTGADLRGAILPNGETYAFPKQLQQFGVQANSLPTLLETSEFTPTTNALPKLGCE, from the coding sequence ATGAACCCAGACAAGACGCAGAATCAGAAGAAGCCAATTTGGCTGACGAAGCAAAAACTTTTGATAGGACTTGCTATTGCTGGAGCTATTGCAATTCTTCCTGAGTTATATCGGGTTAATTGGATTGGATTTGGACCGGACTCGAATAAATCAGTGACAACAAAGGAAGTTATAAATCCTAAAGATGGAAAAATTATCAAGCTTACAGAGACAACTGAGCACGAACAATCAGCCAAAACTCTTTGGGACTGGTTGGGGTTAGTTGGTACACTCGCAATTCCGATTGTGCTTTACCAATTTCAACGTAGCGAACACGAACAGGTAGATACCAATTCCCGTGAAGAGGCTGTGCTTGGTTATTTTAAGCATATATCAGAGCTGTTGATAGATAAAGAATTGAAACTGTTGATGACTAAAAAATTAGAAACAACAGACTTTAAAGACCCCAAGCTCAATGCGTTACTCGATGCTTCCCGTGCATGCACGCTATCAATGCTTCGCAGGCTGAATCAAGATGGAGAACGTAAAGGGCGTGTGATCCGCTTTTTAAGCGATGCAGAACTTATAAGTGAGTTGAACTTGGAGCTAGCTGACTTAAGTTATGCAAACCTAAGTAATGTCAAGCTCAAAGGTGCTAAATTGGGCTACGCCAACTTAAGCAATGCCAACTTAAGTGTAACCGACTGTCGCATCATCAAGAAAATCAAGAATGCAACTTTTTTAGAAGATTTTGCTGACACGGGAGTACAACTATACTGTGCTGACCTGAGCAATGCTAACCTTAGCGATCGCTTCTTGCCAAATACCTGTCTAAAAAGTGCCATTCTCATAAATGCCATTTTAAAAAATGTTTGCTTCAGTGGGGCGGATTTAAGTAATGCGAACTTGCAAGAAGCCAACTTTACTAATGCCAATCTCAGCGGTGCTAACCTAAGTGGTGCGGACTTACGAAAAGCCAACTTTACTGGTGCGGACTTAAGAGGGGCTATTTTACCCAACGGGGAAACCTATGCATTCCCAAAGCAGCTTCAGCAATTTGGGGTTCAAGCTAACTCCTTACCAACACTACTAGAGACGTCCGAATTCACACCAACAACAAACGCTTTACCAAAGTTGGGATGCGAGTAG
- a CDS encoding aromatic/alkene monooxygenase hydroxylase subunit beta, translated as MSSQRKSQRRKRRTWSLFGELQRIPSEYEIVTHKLHYHFRREPAPFEIDPNVPINNWYLKYREGSPFQVDDWENFRDPFQLTYRSYIQQQKERETYIDNLIDEFERKDSDTHLSKNWVEILERLYIPSRFSTHVLQMVAQYIGQMAPSAYISNMVHFQGADECRRIQRSAYRTKALSLVHNPDLASSEKTRLIWEEDSVWQPMREFLEKLLVTYDWGEAFAGLNLVAKPLYDELMLNELGKLAELNGDRLLTYINGDLALDSQRSRDWTQALVKYAIEHRSENQQLLQQWVNKWIPLAHRAVEELATVFNNAPHPNKPDEVTQSVIGLHQAFLDTTLGCSQSL; from the coding sequence ATGTCAAGTCAACGAAAGTCACAGAGAAGAAAACGTCGTACTTGGAGCTTGTTTGGTGAGTTACAACGAATTCCCAGTGAATATGAAATTGTTACTCATAAACTACACTATCATTTTCGACGCGAACCAGCTCCTTTTGAAATAGACCCAAACGTTCCTATTAACAATTGGTACTTAAAGTACCGTGAAGGCTCTCCATTTCAGGTGGATGATTGGGAAAACTTTCGCGATCCTTTTCAATTAACATATCGCAGCTATATTCAACAACAAAAAGAGCGCGAAACATACATTGATAATTTAATTGATGAATTTGAGCGCAAAGATAGCGATACGCATCTGAGTAAGAACTGGGTAGAAATTCTAGAAAGGCTTTATATTCCCTCTCGTTTTTCCACTCATGTCCTGCAAATGGTCGCCCAATATATTGGGCAAATGGCACCTTCAGCTTATATTAGCAATATGGTTCATTTTCAAGGAGCAGATGAATGCAGGCGCATACAACGCAGTGCTTACCGCACAAAAGCACTTTCCCTAGTTCACAATCCAGATTTGGCTTCTAGTGAAAAAACGCGTCTTATTTGGGAAGAAGACTCTGTTTGGCAACCCATGCGCGAGTTTTTAGAAAAATTATTAGTCACATACGATTGGGGAGAAGCTTTTGCAGGACTAAATTTGGTAGCCAAGCCCTTGTATGATGAGTTGATGCTGAATGAACTTGGTAAACTCGCTGAACTGAATGGCGATCGCCTGCTGACATATATAAACGGCGATTTGGCTCTTGACAGTCAGCGAAGTCGGGATTGGACGCAAGCACTCGTGAAATACGCTATTGAACACCGCTCTGAGAATCAACAGTTACTTCAACAATGGGTGAACAAATGGATACCACTAGCACACCGTGCGGTGGAAGAGTTAGCAACTGTCTTTAACAATGCACCCCATCCCAACAAACCAGATGAAGTGACGCAAAGTGTTATTGGATTGCATCAAGCTTTTCTTGACACTACATTAGGATGCTCTCAATCTCTATAA
- a CDS encoding MmoB/DmpM family protein has protein sequence MMSTKLVGPVIRHSEIAEALIAAIERDNPDTFVYVDDRGGYIRIHTEKYCRVTRKTLEAILGRSCPLSQLEHTLATFAGRIKSGEEEIVWYLEN, from the coding sequence ATGATGTCAACGAAACTCGTTGGTCCTGTTATCCGCCACAGCGAGATAGCAGAAGCCTTGATTGCAGCTATTGAACGTGATAATCCAGATACTTTTGTATATGTCGATGACCGTGGAGGTTACATCCGCATTCATACTGAAAAATATTGCAGAGTAACTCGCAAAACTTTAGAAGCAATTCTTGGTCGTTCCTGTCCGCTTTCACAACTAGAGCATACTTTAGCGACTTTTGCAGGACGCATTAAATCTGGAGAAGAAGAGATTGTTTGGTATTTAGAAAATTAG
- a CDS encoding Rieske 2Fe-2S domain-containing protein, with protein MSETPNMKWVKVVSYDDIWEGEMLDVEVDGQDILLVHCLGGHLQAYQSRCPHQKIPLSEGNFDGKEIECRAHLWKFDAASGKGINPENCQLLAYAIKVESNEIYIGIPQGENTEKTFFKV; from the coding sequence ATGAGTGAGACCCCCAACATGAAATGGGTTAAAGTTGTTAGCTATGATGACATTTGGGAAGGCGAAATGCTTGATGTCGAAGTTGATGGACAAGATATTTTATTAGTACATTGCTTGGGAGGTCACCTTCAAGCTTATCAAAGTAGGTGTCCCCATCAAAAAATTCCTCTCAGTGAGGGGAATTTTGATGGCAAAGAGATCGAATGTCGCGCACATTTGTGGAAATTTGACGCTGCTTCAGGCAAAGGTATAAATCCCGAAAATTGTCAATTACTTGCTTATGCAATCAAAGTTGAAAGCAATGAAATTTATATTGGTATACCACAAGGAGAAAACACTGAAAAAACGTTTTTTAAAGTCTAA
- a CDS encoding toluene-4-monooxygenase system B family protein, which produces MATIPLMAGFRGDFALILAFVENTDTMDVVAQKVAHHVIGKRLPSKKASMKVKHNERVLESHVTVAQANIQPQDYIEVFYDE; this is translated from the coding sequence ATGGCAACAATACCACTTATGGCAGGATTTCGGGGCGACTTTGCACTCATCCTTGCGTTCGTAGAAAATACAGACACAATGGATGTAGTGGCTCAGAAAGTAGCTCATCATGTCATTGGCAAAAGGCTTCCTTCCAAAAAAGCTTCGATGAAAGTTAAACATAACGAGCGCGTGCTTGAATCTCATGTAACAGTCGCACAAGCTAACATTCAACCCCAAGATTATATAGAGGTTTTTTACGATGAGTGA
- a CDS encoding YHS domain-containing protein: protein MPKLNRSDWYDLARDMNWNFKYVTYDRVFPEEIAGDYKVPEKDWYVWDESYKITYREYVHNQYEKDMGVYSVKTALDRSKLFEQLDPGWVSSLKAHYGAMVIPEILSVIGEARMSRFGRAAAWRNMALFGTLDEMRHTQIQLLFAHGLLNKDIQFDWAHKGVHTNEWGIIAARHLCDDMFTAADPIATAIQLTFTLETGFTNVQFLGMAADALNVGDVEFGALISSIQTDESRHAQQGEPTLKILLKQGKDLPQKLIDTMFWRSWRIFALLTGLSMDYYTPLEHRQKSFKEFMEEWIIQQFVAQFRDFGLELPWYWETFLEELEWYHHALHLGVWIWRSTLWWNPDAGVSQAEREWLQSKYPNWEKQFGPYWDTLTENIRNNRLDRTYSETFPVTCNLCQLPIVILPSATEAPKPKKVNYKGRVYNFCCEPCQWIFEQNPERYAGHLSIVDRLLSGHIQPPTLEGALAYMGLTPETCGDDADKYTWAS, encoded by the coding sequence ATGCCTAAGCTCAATCGCTCTGATTGGTATGATTTGGCTCGTGATATGAATTGGAACTTTAAGTATGTCACTTACGATCGCGTGTTTCCTGAAGAAATTGCTGGGGACTATAAAGTTCCAGAAAAGGATTGGTATGTATGGGACGAGTCTTACAAAATTACCTACCGGGAGTACGTTCACAATCAATATGAAAAAGATATGGGCGTATATTCGGTCAAAACAGCGTTGGATCGCTCCAAATTGTTTGAGCAGCTCGATCCTGGTTGGGTTTCTTCGCTCAAAGCTCATTACGGTGCTATGGTGATTCCAGAAATTCTTTCAGTCATAGGGGAAGCGCGTATGAGCCGCTTTGGGAGGGCGGCGGCGTGGCGGAACATGGCGCTGTTTGGAACCCTTGACGAAATGCGTCACACCCAGATCCAGCTTTTGTTTGCTCACGGACTGTTAAATAAAGACATCCAGTTTGACTGGGCTCATAAAGGAGTCCACACGAATGAGTGGGGAATTATTGCTGCCCGTCACTTGTGCGATGATATGTTTACTGCAGCCGATCCGATCGCAACAGCAATACAGTTAACGTTTACTCTAGAGACTGGTTTTACCAACGTGCAGTTTTTAGGTATGGCTGCAGATGCTCTGAATGTAGGTGATGTTGAATTCGGAGCGCTGATCTCAAGCATTCAAACAGACGAATCCCGTCACGCCCAACAAGGTGAACCTACTTTAAAGATTCTCCTCAAACAAGGCAAAGACTTACCACAAAAGTTAATTGATACAATGTTTTGGCGATCGTGGCGTATCTTTGCTCTGCTGACTGGTTTGTCAATGGATTACTACACCCCTTTGGAGCATCGCCAGAAGTCTTTTAAGGAGTTTATGGAAGAATGGATTATTCAGCAATTTGTAGCTCAGTTCCGCGATTTTGGTCTTGAACTTCCTTGGTACTGGGAGACATTTCTGGAAGAATTAGAATGGTACCACCACGCCCTACACTTGGGTGTTTGGATTTGGCGTTCAACATTGTGGTGGAATCCAGATGCGGGCGTTTCTCAAGCGGAGCGTGAATGGCTCCAGTCAAAATATCCTAATTGGGAAAAGCAGTTTGGTCCATACTGGGATACACTTACCGAAAATATTCGCAACAATCGCCTCGATCGCACTTATTCCGAAACTTTCCCAGTCACCTGCAACCTTTGTCAATTGCCAATAGTTATTCTACCATCAGCAACTGAAGCACCGAAACCAAAGAAAGTAAACTACAAAGGACGCGTCTACAATTTCTGCTGCGAACCTTGTCAGTGGATTTTTGAACAAAATCCAGAACGATACGCCGGACATCTATCGATAGTAGATCGCTTGCTTTCCGGTCACATACAGCCTCCCACGCTAGAAGGGGCGTTAGCTTACATGGGTCTGACGCCGGAAACATGCGGAGATGACGCAGATAAATACACATGGGCATCATAA
- a CDS encoding Rieske 2Fe-2S domain-containing protein, translating to MSSSILQSEESPLSVTSQTQDKKELPSGGLDPDRFDWHEVWYPVHYIEDLDKSQLTRFTLLERDIVIWWDNNEQMWRAFVDQCPHRLAPLSEGRINEDGLLECPYHGWAFSGTGKCDRIPQQAPGNKAEVSQRACVTSLPTTVRQGLLFVYPGSPENASNTKVPVVDVLDEEPEGWVCLNTFRDIPYDALTLMENVLDTSHIPYTHHRTVGNRANVSPVELEIVESGKWGFKGIWAEGPRKGTLGRQDTNFIAPAMMWHDLTSKQFGRTMTVVYATPIRKGECRLFARFPFKFSSKLPGLFLKLTPRWYSHIGQNSVLEDDQIFLHHQERYLEQRGGSANFTKAFYLPTKADLFVFQLRSWVNQYSIDPFPQTTLPPALPKEILLDRYHSHTKKCTSCSKALSNLQRLRVGVAAVTGLVWALLPLLMFVYPQANIITISSLTLAVIGGAAIWFSLGKLEQRFYQGRSIPPRNLPEKAIAKQ from the coding sequence ATGTCGAGCAGCATTCTCCAGTCAGAGGAATCACCTCTTTCAGTCACTTCTCAAACTCAAGACAAAAAAGAACTCCCCAGTGGCGGGCTCGACCCAGATCGGTTTGATTGGCATGAGGTTTGGTATCCCGTCCATTACATTGAAGATTTAGACAAATCCCAGCTAACTCGTTTCACTTTACTAGAGCGGGATATTGTCATTTGGTGGGATAACAACGAACAGATGTGGCGAGCATTTGTAGACCAATGTCCCCATCGCTTAGCTCCACTTTCCGAGGGGAGAATTAACGAAGACGGTTTACTCGAATGTCCCTATCATGGCTGGGCATTTTCAGGAACGGGTAAGTGCGATCGCATTCCGCAGCAGGCTCCGGGAAACAAAGCAGAAGTTTCTCAACGTGCGTGCGTCACTTCACTTCCTACCACAGTTCGTCAAGGACTGTTGTTTGTTTATCCCGGTTCTCCAGAGAATGCGTCTAACACCAAAGTCCCGGTGGTTGACGTCTTGGACGAAGAACCCGAAGGTTGGGTTTGCCTCAATACCTTTCGAGACATACCTTATGATGCCCTGACCTTGATGGAAAACGTCCTCGATACCAGTCATATTCCTTACACCCACCACCGGACAGTTGGTAACAGAGCCAATGTCTCTCCTGTAGAGTTGGAAATCGTAGAATCGGGAAAATGGGGATTTAAAGGAATTTGGGCGGAAGGTCCGCGCAAAGGGACTTTAGGTCGCCAGGATACTAACTTCATTGCTCCTGCTATGATGTGGCATGACCTCACTTCCAAACAATTTGGTAGGACGATGACCGTCGTCTACGCTACTCCCATACGGAAGGGAGAATGTCGGTTATTTGCGCGTTTTCCCTTTAAGTTTTCCTCAAAATTACCAGGGCTGTTTCTGAAACTTACTCCGCGCTGGTACTCTCACATCGGGCAAAATAGCGTGTTGGAAGATGACCAAATTTTCTTACATCACCAAGAACGGTATCTAGAACAACGTGGTGGGAGTGCTAACTTTACCAAAGCATTTTATTTACCAACCAAAGCCGATTTGTTTGTATTCCAGCTGCGTTCCTGGGTGAATCAATATAGTATCGATCCTTTTCCACAAACGACTCTACCACCGGCATTGCCCAAGGAAATTTTACTGGATAGATACCACTCTCACACAAAGAAATGTACCAGCTGTAGCAAGGCTTTAAGTAACTTGCAACGATTGCGGGTGGGAGTCGCTGCAGTGACAGGGTTAGTTTGGGCGCTGCTTCCTTTGCTAATGTTTGTTTACCCTCAAGCAAATATCATCACCATTAGCTCTCTAACCTTGGCTGTTATTGGCGGTGCTGCTATTTGGTTTAGTTTGGGCAAATTGGAGCAGCGATTTTATCAAGGACGTTCAATTCCTCCCAGGAATTTGCCTGAGAAAGCGATCGCCAAGCAGTGA
- a CDS encoding PAP/fibrillin family protein translates to MNEWKAIFARQKQSAKRTWKESLLSGFWKLMFGIVSSGAMNSKTGAISFTMKRSPKGRLEILYLDEEMRITRGVERGTVLVCERN, encoded by the coding sequence GTGAATGAGTGGAAGGCTATTTTTGCTCGACAGAAACAGTCTGCAAAGAGAACTTGGAAAGAGAGTTTATTGTCCGGTTTCTGGAAGTTGATGTTTGGTATAGTTTCTTCAGGAGCTATGAATTCAAAAACTGGAGCCATTTCTTTTACGATGAAACGTTCGCCAAAAGGGCGTTTGGAAATTCTTTACCTGGATGAGGAAATGCGAATCACTCGTGGGGTGGAACGAGGAACAGTGTTGGTTTGCGAGCGTAATTAA
- a CDS encoding NAD-binding protein, whose amino-acid sequence MAKTEVLLDRFLVCGLGSLGQHCVVALKLFEVSVIAIDKQLPQEWEISQLPDLLDNLIVGDCRHSSVLEQAQILQCRAALIVTNSELVNAETALAVRKLNPKTRIVVRSSKRNLNELLSEHLKNFTAFEPTQLPAPAFALAALGTETLGLFNLEGQWLRVVKRVISSTDTWCNNRLLYDLNTHNRRLLHYQSDAATTKVFDEWELDARIIPGDTIVYIEATNLNLTYLEQPIRKNWYSPQHILTKIKQLSWVIFKQSITEFWQNSDKNRLKQVGIICGVIVVFLLLLGTILYRLTYPKISLINAFLTSVMLLLGGFNDLFGGFDFTQPVPLWLRLISLGMTISGTVLIGIFYSFLTERLLAARFQLIKRRPPVPQKNHVVVVGLGRIGQRIAEILQEFKQPLVGITFNTNLDASLLPKMPLLNGSLTESLARANLKTAKSVVVVTDDEMLNLEVSLMTYDVNTESNLVVRTTGLGLSNNLAELLPKAQILCVNAVASEVFAGAAFGENITHLFRVDRTTILVTEYQIELDDTLNGLLLSDVTCGYGVVPILYQKEAETPKLMPSEDIRLAVGDRMIVLATSHGLQRVEQGDTRLALKNWQVHIARALTEDAKFEGANVIARISGCSLNVARNLMKNLPGTLPFPLYKHQAQRLVLELGKAQVVGSLRPIK is encoded by the coding sequence GTGGCAAAGACCGAAGTGCTGTTAGATCGGTTTTTGGTTTGTGGGTTGGGTAGTTTGGGACAACATTGTGTTGTTGCCCTGAAGTTGTTTGAAGTGAGCGTAATTGCTATAGACAAACAGCTGCCTCAAGAGTGGGAAATTTCTCAACTTCCAGATTTGTTGGATAATTTGATCGTAGGTGATTGCCGTCACTCAAGTGTTTTGGAGCAAGCCCAAATTCTACAGTGCAGAGCAGCTCTTATAGTCACTAATAGCGAGCTAGTGAATGCAGAGACAGCTTTAGCAGTACGAAAGCTAAATCCCAAAACTCGTATAGTTGTCCGTTCTTCAAAAAGAAATCTCAATGAGTTACTGAGCGAACATTTAAAAAACTTTACTGCTTTTGAGCCTACGCAGTTACCTGCTCCAGCCTTTGCCCTTGCTGCTCTTGGTACAGAGACATTAGGATTATTTAATTTAGAAGGACAGTGGTTGCGGGTGGTAAAACGCGTTATCTCGTCAACAGACACTTGGTGCAACAACCGTTTGTTATACGATCTGAACACTCACAACCGTCGGCTCCTCCATTATCAATCTGATGCTGCTACAACGAAAGTATTTGATGAATGGGAATTAGATGCACGCATTATACCCGGAGACACGATTGTTTATATTGAAGCAACAAATCTAAATCTCACTTATTTGGAGCAACCAATAAGAAAAAATTGGTATAGTCCCCAGCATATTTTAACAAAAATTAAACAGCTTAGTTGGGTCATTTTTAAGCAAAGCATAACTGAATTTTGGCAAAATTCTGATAAAAATAGACTCAAGCAGGTTGGTATAATTTGTGGAGTAATTGTAGTCTTTTTATTACTTTTGGGTACTATTCTCTATCGGTTAACCTATCCCAAAATCAGCTTGATAAATGCTTTTTTGACTTCAGTTATGCTGCTCTTAGGAGGATTTAACGATCTGTTTGGAGGATTCGATTTTACACAACCAGTTCCTCTTTGGTTGCGCCTGATTAGCTTGGGGATGACAATTAGTGGTACAGTTCTGATAGGAATATTCTACAGCTTTTTGACAGAAAGACTATTAGCCGCTAGGTTTCAGTTAATTAAGCGGCGTCCACCTGTTCCCCAAAAAAATCACGTAGTTGTGGTAGGGCTTGGGCGAATTGGTCAAAGAATTGCAGAGATTTTACAAGAGTTTAAACAGCCGCTTGTTGGCATTACCTTTAATACAAATTTAGATGCGTCTCTTTTGCCAAAAATGCCACTCCTGAACGGTTCCCTAACAGAGTCTCTTGCTAGGGCAAATCTTAAGACAGCAAAGAGTGTTGTGGTGGTGACTGATGATGAAATGCTGAATTTGGAAGTCAGTCTCATGACCTATGATGTCAATACAGAAAGCAATTTGGTTGTTCGTACCACAGGGCTAGGGTTAAGTAATAATTTGGCTGAACTCTTGCCAAAGGCTCAAATTCTATGCGTGAATGCTGTAGCATCTGAAGTTTTTGCTGGAGCAGCATTTGGAGAAAATATTACTCATTTGTTTCGTGTCGATCGCACAACTATTTTGGTTACAGAGTACCAAATTGAGCTTGATGATACGCTGAATGGTTTATTATTATCTGACGTAACTTGTGGTTATGGAGTTGTTCCCATCCTTTACCAAAAAGAAGCAGAAACACCAAAGTTAATGCCTTCTGAAGATATTCGATTAGCAGTGGGCGATCGCATGATTGTACTAGCAACGAGCCATGGTTTGCAGCGAGTTGAGCAGGGAGACACTAGGCTGGCATTAAAAAACTGGCAAGTTCATATTGCCAGAGCTTTAACAGAAGATGCAAAATTTGAAGGAGCCAATGTTATTGCCCGAATTTCAGGATGCAGTCTTAATGTTGCTAGAAACTTGATGAAAAATTTACCAGGAACCTTGCCTTTCCCACTCTACAAACATCAAGCTCAACGTTTGGTTCTAGAATTAGGAAAAGCTCAAGTTGTTGGCTCTTTGCGTCCAATTAAGTAA
- a CDS encoding transposase, giving the protein MPYPGAVVVMDNLSAHKLASIEPMIESVGAKVLCLSPYSPDFNPRRVMVVTT; this is encoded by the coding sequence ATCCCCTATCCGGGAGCAGTAGTAGTTATGGATAATTTATCGGCACATAAACTAGCATCAATCGAACCAATGATTGAATCTGTAGGTGCGAAAGTCCTGTGTTTATCTCCATACTCTCCTGATTTTAATCCCCGCCGAGTTATGGTGGTCACAACTTAA